The following proteins are co-located in the Candidatus Neomarinimicrobiota bacterium genome:
- a CDS encoding DUF4159 domain-containing protein: protein MLVKIFISTLLCFSSLLTQDLHITRLQYGGGGDWYANPSSLPNLINFIADNTNIRIDPQEYRVKLTDADLFNHPYLYLTGHGNLKFSNEAIYKLRDFLTTGGFLHADDNYGLNESFRREMKRVFPKKEWVELPHDHPVFSSYYSFPQGLPKIHEHDGKPPQALALFHNSRMIVLYTYECDLGDGWEDLEVHQDGEQKHQAALEMGTNILIYAFTH from the coding sequence ATTCATTTCAACTCTGCTCTGCTTTTCCAGCTTGTTGACCCAGGATTTGCACATCACCCGCCTTCAATATGGTGGTGGGGGTGACTGGTATGCCAATCCCAGCTCATTACCCAATTTGATCAACTTTATTGCAGACAACACCAATATCAGGATCGATCCCCAGGAATACCGGGTCAAGCTCACCGATGCTGACCTCTTTAATCATCCCTACCTGTACCTCACCGGTCATGGTAATCTCAAATTCAGTAACGAAGCGATCTACAAACTGCGTGATTTTCTCACGACTGGTGGATTTTTGCATGCTGATGATAACTATGGTTTAAACGAATCCTTTCGGCGGGAGATGAAACGGGTCTTTCCCAAAAAAGAGTGGGTGGAGCTGCCTCATGACCATCCTGTTTTCAGTAGCTATTATTCCTTTCCCCAGGGCCTTCCCAAGATCCATGAGCATGACGGGAAACCACCTCAGGCACTGGCTCTGTTTCACAACAGTCGCATGATCGTTCTCTACACCTATGAATGTGATCTGGGTGATGGCTGGGAGGATCTTGAAGTTCACCAGGACGGTGAGCAAAAACATCAGGCAGCCCTGGAGATGGGGACGAACATCTTAATTTATGCTTTCACCCACTGA